The following are from one region of the Anaeropeptidivorans aminofermentans genome:
- a CDS encoding DUF4854 domain-containing protein, with translation MKKAILKIIITALSVMTVTAGCTGSMNALESIQPPVPAAENIEQSTVAAEPKSLKEYVDLNKENGKFDPLLTKENDTVTGELDATEDTLIFTFKYKEGAKISQDMKKHLSEGLNQVEELYKSFASTIAKNIGSDIVKIEIKYIDYEGNPLAEKVYSNK, from the coding sequence ATGAAAAAAGCCATATTAAAAATAATTATAACAGCCCTTTCTGTAATGACAGTAACTGCAGGCTGTACAGGTTCAATGAATGCTTTAGAAAGCATACAGCCGCCGGTTCCGGCTGCGGAAAACATAGAGCAAAGCACTGTAGCAGCGGAGCCTAAGTCTTTAAAAGAATATGTTGACCTTAATAAAGAAAACGGTAAGTTTGACCCTTTGCTTACAAAAGAGAATGATACGGTTACAGGCGAGCTTGACGCTACGGAAGATACGCTTATATTTACTTTTAAATATAAAGAAGGGGCAAAAATAAGCCAAGATATGAAAAAGCATCTTTCCGAAGGCTTGAATCAGGTGGAGGAGCTGTATAAATCTTTTGCATCTACCATAGCAAAGAACATCGGAAGCGATATCGTGAAAATAGAAATTAAATATATTGATTATGAGGGAAATCCTTTAGCTGAAAAAGTATACAGCAATAAATAG
- a CDS encoding DUF4256 domain-containing protein, whose protein sequence is MKSEKSELSFNQREALLKTLKNRFEKNRNRHQGLEWDKIQEKLEANSGKLWSLNEMEITGGEPDVVGFDHETGEYIFYDCAGESPKGRRSICYDREALESRKAHKPEHNAVDMAEFMGIELLTEEQYRQLQGLGNFDTKTSSWIKTPANIRKLGGALFCDRRYDTVFVYHNGAESYYAARGFRGFIKV, encoded by the coding sequence ATGAAGAGTGAGAAATCGGAGCTGTCATTCAATCAACGGGAAGCGCTGCTTAAAACATTAAAGAACCGCTTTGAGAAAAACAGAAATCGGCATCAGGGCCTTGAATGGGATAAAATACAGGAAAAATTAGAAGCAAATAGTGGGAAACTATGGTCCCTGAATGAAATGGAAATCACCGGCGGAGAGCCTGATGTTGTGGGGTTTGACCATGAGACAGGAGAATATATTTTTTATGATTGCGCAGGGGAAAGCCCAAAAGGCCGCAGAAGCATTTGCTATGACCGTGAGGCACTGGAGTCGCGAAAGGCTCATAAACCGGAGCATAACGCTGTCGATATGGCAGAATTTATGGGCATTGAATTATTAACGGAAGAACAATACCGGCAATTACAGGGGCTTGGGAATTTTGATACAAAAACCTCAAGCTGGATAAAAACCCCTGCTAATATCAGAAAGCTCGGCGGGGCGCTCTTTTGTGACCGCCGCTATGATACAGTCTTTGTATACCATAACGGAGCAGAATCTTATTATGCCGCCAGGGGCTTTCGCGGTTTTATAAAGGTTTAA
- a CDS encoding DUF2200 domain-containing protein: MKNPRIFKTPFNSVYPLYVKKAENKGRTKAEVDQIILWLTGYDEEGLKRQLDSDINIEDFFENAPEMNPNASLITGSICGYRVEEIEDKMMQKIRYLDKLIDELAKGKSMEKILRKS, from the coding sequence ATGAAAAACCCAAGAATTTTTAAAACACCATTTAACAGTGTTTATCCCCTTTATGTAAAAAAAGCAGAGAATAAAGGCCGTACCAAGGCTGAGGTCGACCAAATTATTCTTTGGCTGACAGGATATGATGAGGAAGGCTTAAAAAGGCAGTTGGATAGTGATATTAACATTGAAGACTTTTTTGAAAACGCACCGGAAATGAACCCTAACGCTTCACTGATTACAGGCTCTATATGCGGATACCGTGTTGAAGAAATAGAGGATAAAATGATGCAAAAAATACGTTATCTTGATAAACTTATCGATGAATTAGCGAAAGGGAAAAGCATGGAAAAAATATTAAGAAAATCATAA
- a CDS encoding NUDIX hydrolase — protein sequence MQVYNLIAVFDFSCEKLLMCERKKDPYIGLFNFVGGKKEEHEHSDEAAYRELFEETAIKKEDIALTHLMDFVYYLGDCKVEVYAGRLNRTLSIFGDENKLYWSGIDCDFFDMSKYAGEGNIGHIMEQIKIYREHIFK from the coding sequence ATGCAGGTATATAATTTAATAGCCGTATTTGATTTTTCATGTGAAAAGCTTCTGATGTGCGAAAGGAAAAAAGACCCCTATATAGGCCTTTTTAATTTCGTAGGAGGAAAAAAGGAAGAACATGAGCACTCCGATGAGGCAGCATATCGTGAATTATTTGAGGAAACGGCTATAAAGAAAGAGGATATAGCATTAACCCATTTGATGGACTTTGTATATTATTTAGGCGATTGCAAAGTAGAGGTATATGCGGGAAGGCTTAACAGAACTTTATCCATATTCGGCGATGAAAATAAGCTTTATTGGTCCGGGATAGACTGTGACTTTTTTGATATGTCTAAATATGCGGGAGAAGGCAATATAGGCCATATTATGGAGCAGATTAAAATATATAGAGAGCATATTTTTAAATAA
- a CDS encoding inorganic pyrophosphatase, which translates to MSYKEEFWEMIDKLVESSKIIIDRPKGSAHPKYPDFIYKVDYGYLENTASMDGGGIDVWVGTRQEAAADAIICTVDLTKRDSEIKILIGCTEEEKNLVYEIHNETEMMKGILIKR; encoded by the coding sequence ATGAGCTATAAAGAGGAATTTTGGGAAATGATAGATAAATTAGTTGAAAGTTCAAAAATAATCATCGACAGGCCAAAAGGAAGCGCTCATCCCAAATATCCTGATTTCATATATAAAGTAGACTACGGCTATCTGGAAAACACCGCTTCCATGGACGGAGGCGGCATAGACGTATGGGTAGGAACAAGGCAGGAAGCCGCAGCAGATGCTATCATATGCACTGTAGATTTAACAAAACGCGATTCCGAAATAAAAATACTCATTGGCTGTACGGAAGAAGAAAAAAATCTTGTATATGAAATTCATAACGAAACGGAAATGATGAAGGGCATTCTCATAAAAAGATAA
- a CDS encoding DUF1905 domain-containing protein, whose protein sequence is MSKKIYEYDTLIQASEAGKGGAYVCFPYDIREEFGKGRVKVHATFDGEPYDGSIVHMGIKNADGSVCYIIGILKDIRKKIGKEPGDRVHVTIREQSFE, encoded by the coding sequence ATGAGCAAAAAAATCTATGAATACGATACATTGATTCAAGCCTCCGAAGCAGGCAAGGGAGGGGCTTATGTATGCTTTCCATACGATATCCGTGAGGAGTTCGGAAAAGGCAGAGTAAAGGTTCATGCGACCTTCGACGGAGAACCGTATGATGGAAGCATTGTTCATATGGGCATAAAAAATGCCGATGGCTCTGTGTGCTATATTATAGGTATCCTTAAGGATATTCGTAAAAAAATCGGTAAGGAGCCGGGGGATAGGGTGCACGTTACGATAAGAGAGCAGTCTTTCGAATAA
- a CDS encoding MBL fold metallo-hydrolase, protein MQYKILPLSITMQFGDIPNTIHPVLLWDEENIILIDCGFIGSLPMIEKELQFHGLSLKDITGLVLTHHDHDHMGAAAALKSVNPKIQIYSSPEEAPFISAEEKPLRLCQAEEMQNNLPPDQQAFGKAFCDMLRRVEPVPVDRLINDRERFDWCGGCLVIATPGHTPGHISLFLEEESIVITGDAIALEDRLPVIANPQFTLDIIKAQKSMEKLLAMNVKAYYCYHGGIYQPEN, encoded by the coding sequence ATGCAATATAAAATCTTACCCCTTAGCATAACCATGCAATTTGGAGATATTCCAAATACAATACACCCTGTTCTCTTATGGGATGAGGAGAATATTATATTAATTGATTGCGGCTTTATTGGGTCCTTGCCGATGATTGAAAAGGAACTCCAATTCCACGGGCTTTCTCTTAAAGATATTACAGGGCTTGTACTGACGCATCACGACCATGACCATATGGGGGCGGCTGCGGCACTGAAAAGCGTAAATCCCAAAATACAAATATACAGTTCCCCCGAGGAAGCGCCCTTTATTTCGGCAGAGGAAAAACCCCTTCGCCTTTGTCAAGCGGAAGAAATGCAAAATAATCTTCCGCCGGACCAGCAGGCCTTTGGAAAGGCATTCTGCGATATGCTTCGAAGGGTTGAGCCGGTTCCGGTAGATAGGCTGATTAATGACAGGGAGCGTTTTGATTGGTGCGGAGGCTGTCTTGTTATTGCGACCCCGGGCCATACCCCGGGCCATATCTCGCTGTTTTTGGAAGAAGAATCTATTGTTATAACAGGAGATGCCATTGCTTTAGAAGACAGGCTTCCGGTTATTGCAAATCCGCAATTTACATTGGATATTATAAAGGCTCAAAAATCAATGGAGAAACTGCTTGCAATGAATGTGAAGGCCTATTACTGCTATCACGGCGGCATCTACCAACCGGAAAACTAA
- a CDS encoding aminoglycoside 3'-phosphotransferase: protein MILKPIIPDLSIYPAELRSFISGAKLYDSSSSKETQVIFIEKGRGYFLKSAAKGALEREAQMTRCFHSKGLSAEVLYYLSKERDWLLTEKISGEDCTAEKYLAKPERLADTLAECLAMLHAMDFSDCPVPNHTKDYLVKAQQNKSAGVFNKRPMPDELSYKSKEEAWSVVEAQGHLLKTDTFLHGDYCLPNIILEDWNFRGFIDVADAGMGDRHADIFWATWSLFFYLKTDQYRKRFIDAYGREKVNEDMLRVIAAAEVFG from the coding sequence ATGATTCTAAAACCTATAATTCCCGATTTATCTATATATCCCGCCGAGCTTCGCTCTTTTATTTCCGGAGCCAAACTATACGACAGCAGCAGCTCAAAAGAGACCCAGGTAATTTTCATAGAGAAGGGCAGGGGATACTTTTTAAAGTCTGCGGCAAAAGGTGCTTTAGAGCGGGAAGCCCAAATGACAAGGTGTTTTCATAGCAAAGGGTTGTCTGCCGAGGTCCTTTATTATCTTTCCAAGGAGCGTGACTGGCTGCTTACGGAAAAAATCAGCGGAGAGGACTGTACGGCAGAAAAATATTTAGCAAAACCGGAACGGCTTGCAGATACGCTTGCAGAGTGCCTTGCCATGCTTCACGCCATGGACTTTTCTGATTGCCCTGTTCCAAACCATACCAAGGACTATCTGGTTAAGGCTCAACAGAATAAAAGCGCCGGTGTTTTTAATAAAAGGCCAATGCCTGATGAATTAAGCTATAAAAGCAAAGAGGAAGCATGGTCGGTGGTAGAGGCTCAAGGGCATCTTTTGAAAACGGATACATTTCTTCACGGAGATTACTGCCTTCCAAACATTATACTGGAGGATTGGAACTTCAGGGGCTTTATTGATGTTGCCGATGCAGGTATGGGGGATCGCCATGCGGATATATTTTGGGCCACTTGGTCGCTCTTTTTTTATCTTAAAACAGATCAATACCGTAAACGCTTCATAGACGCTTACGGCCGGGAGAAAGTCAATGAGGATATGCTTCGCGTTATTGCAGCGGCGGAGGTGTTTGGATAA
- a CDS encoding methyltransferase family protein translates to MPVVQILFLILWAVFYGAYILKNLMLRRQGIEADILGKGEKPKERAAFETALKIVTYTGAGVQLFSIAFPKALWSFPVFPLMKNCGLILVLLGNVYFIAAVVVMGRNWRAGFSTQQDTKLVTGGIYSFSRNPAFLGFDLLYIGCGLAFPNLLHIAFGALAVTLFHFQILGEEKFLSDAFGEEYLNYKAKTQRYFGQRKN, encoded by the coding sequence ATGCCTGTTGTTCAAATTTTATTTCTTATTTTGTGGGCCGTTTTCTATGGTGCCTATATTTTGAAAAACCTTATGCTTAGGCGGCAGGGGATTGAAGCCGATATTCTGGGAAAAGGGGAGAAGCCGAAAGAACGAGCTGCCTTTGAAACTGCCCTTAAAATTGTTACTTACACGGGGGCAGGGGTCCAACTATTTAGCATCGCCTTCCCAAAAGCTCTTTGGTCTTTTCCTGTGTTTCCTTTGATGAAGAATTGCGGTTTAATTTTAGTTTTATTGGGTAATGTGTATTTCATTGCGGCTGTGGTGGTTATGGGGCGTAATTGGAGAGCGGGATTCAGTACCCAGCAGGATACTAAATTGGTGACGGGGGGCATTTATAGTTTCAGCCGTAATCCGGCATTTTTAGGCTTTGATTTGCTGTATATAGGCTGCGGCTTGGCCTTTCCCAATTTACTTCATATTGCCTTTGGGGCCCTGGCAGTTACGCTTTTTCATTTTCAGATTTTAGGAGAAGAAAAGTTTCTTTCCGATGCCTTCGGAGAGGAATACCTTAATTATAAAGCCAAAACCCAGAGATATTTTGGGCAGCGAAAAAATTAA
- a CDS encoding DegV family protein, with the protein MKIVVDSACDYNIDLLNKLGIKVERIPFNLQLDDSLYVDDENLDVNSFIDHMLKSNVVKTSAPSPELFLEKYKGDESVFVITISQHLSAAYSNAILAKQMYLDEFGEKFIHIFDSTAAGAGETILLVKLAECIKKNLSESEIVEEVDNFLKNSKTYFILERYDNLVRNGRMNAMVAKVASFLSIKPICAAIEGRAEMIDKAMGTQKAYMKIASLIGADKEICKDRTLSISHVRCKDKAELIKNEILKQASFKEVLIIDTFGLCSTYANDQGLIIAF; encoded by the coding sequence ATGAAAATAGTAGTTGACAGCGCCTGTGATTATAATATTGATCTTTTAAATAAACTTGGCATAAAGGTTGAGAGAATCCCCTTTAACCTCCAGCTGGACGATAGTCTTTACGTAGATGATGAAAACCTTGATGTGAATAGTTTTATAGATCATATGCTTAAAAGCAATGTAGTTAAGACTTCCGCCCCGTCACCAGAGCTTTTTCTGGAAAAGTACAAGGGCGATGAAAGTGTATTTGTTATAACCATTTCTCAGCATTTAAGTGCCGCCTACAGCAATGCGATACTTGCAAAACAAATGTATCTTGATGAATTTGGAGAAAAATTCATACATATATTTGACTCCACTGCCGCAGGAGCAGGAGAAACAATTCTGCTTGTAAAGCTTGCGGAATGTATAAAGAAAAATTTATCTGAGTCTGAAATCGTAGAGGAAGTAGATAATTTTTTGAAGAATTCTAAAACGTACTTCATTCTTGAAAGATATGATAATCTTGTTCGAAACGGCAGAATGAATGCTATGGTTGCCAAGGTTGCCTCATTTTTATCTATTAAGCCTATATGCGCCGCAATAGAAGGAAGAGCGGAAATGATAGACAAGGCCATGGGAACCCAAAAGGCTTATATGAAAATTGCTTCGCTTATCGGAGCGGATAAGGAAATATGCAAGGACAGAACCCTTTCCATAAGCCACGTAAGGTGTAAAGACAAGGCAGAGCTTATTAAAAATGAAATATTGAAGCAGGCAAGCTTTAAAGAGGTTTTAATTATAGATACTTTTGGCCTTTGCTCAACCTACGCAAATGACCAGGGACTTATAATTGCATTTTAA
- a CDS encoding Rqc2 family fibronectin-binding protein, whose product MPLDGIVISNIKSELLKLKGARIDKIHQPETDEIVLIIRGYGESYRLLLTATSQNPRIHFTEISKENPKTPPLFCMVLRKHLSNGKITAIHQPDFERIVEIFIEAPDEMGDIYEKRLIIEIMGKHSNIILVGKNNTIIDSIKHISYDKSSVRQVLPGRDYFYPPSQQKLNPLLLSEDEFLKKMEEAGPMKLQEAIYKSYNGISPVMASHLCINAQLDPSLFIAQIEKEGIYRLYNAFSKAMENVLQEKYAPQLIYEASGEEVKDFYSFPISVYENNPKKEFGSISSLIENFYIDKDKLYRTKQKTQDLRKLVQNHIDRLVKKKEIQIKTLKEVENREAYRIKGELLTSNIHSVEKGMTSFTAVNFYDENMAELAIELDPNMTPSENAQKYFKKYNKAKRTFAALQEQMVQTDEELYYLDSVMSYLSGKLEERDIKEIRAELSEEGYIKKHKEKGKKSESMKLKPMHFVSRDGFDIYVGKNNKQNDELTLKIASNNDIWLHTKNIPGSHVIIKSMGREITDKAIEDGAMLAAYFSKGQSSSMVPVDYTYKKNVKKPAGAKPGMVIYETNKTAYITPDINIIKELNKDGISL is encoded by the coding sequence ATGCCATTAGACGGTATTGTAATATCAAATATAAAATCCGAGCTTCTCAAATTAAAAGGAGCAAGAATAGATAAGATACACCAGCCGGAAACCGATGAAATCGTGCTGATTATAAGGGGATACGGGGAAAGCTACAGGCTATTGCTTACGGCTACAAGCCAGAACCCAAGAATCCATTTTACTGAAATATCAAAGGAAAATCCTAAGACGCCCCCTCTTTTCTGTATGGTTTTAAGGAAACATCTTTCAAACGGAAAAATAACTGCTATCCATCAGCCGGATTTTGAAAGAATCGTAGAAATTTTCATCGAAGCCCCCGATGAAATGGGGGATATATACGAAAAACGCCTTATCATAGAAATCATGGGAAAACACTCCAATATTATTCTTGTGGGGAAAAATAACACCATCATCGACTCCATAAAGCATATATCCTATGATAAAAGCTCTGTAAGGCAGGTTCTTCCGGGAAGAGATTATTTTTACCCACCTTCCCAGCAAAAGCTGAACCCCCTTTTACTTTCGGAAGATGAATTTCTTAAAAAAATGGAAGAAGCAGGCCCTATGAAGCTTCAAGAGGCCATTTATAAATCCTATAACGGCATAAGCCCCGTAATGGCAAGCCATCTATGCATCAATGCCCAATTAGACCCTTCTCTTTTTATAGCGCAAATTGAAAAAGAAGGCATCTACAGGCTTTATAATGCGTTTTCTAAAGCCATGGAAAATGTCTTGCAGGAAAAATACGCCCCGCAGCTTATCTATGAAGCTTCCGGTGAGGAGGTAAAGGATTTTTATTCCTTTCCCATTTCAGTTTATGAAAATAACCCTAAAAAAGAGTTTGGCAGTATTTCCTCTCTTATCGAAAACTTCTATATCGATAAGGACAAGCTCTACAGAACAAAGCAGAAAACACAGGATTTAAGAAAACTTGTTCAAAACCATATCGACAGATTAGTAAAGAAAAAGGAAATACAGATTAAAACCCTGAAAGAAGTTGAAAACAGGGAAGCCTACAGAATAAAAGGAGAGCTTCTTACTTCAAATATTCATTCTGTTGAAAAAGGAATGACAAGCTTTACCGCAGTTAATTTCTATGATGAAAATATGGCCGAACTAGCCATAGAGCTTGACCCCAATATGACACCTTCGGAAAACGCCCAGAAATACTTCAAAAAGTACAATAAAGCCAAAAGAACATTTGCCGCCCTGCAGGAGCAAATGGTTCAAACCGATGAAGAGCTTTATTATCTGGATTCTGTCATGAGCTATCTTTCAGGCAAGCTTGAAGAAAGAGACATAAAGGAAATCAGAGCCGAGCTTTCCGAAGAAGGCTATATTAAAAAGCATAAGGAAAAGGGCAAAAAATCCGAATCCATGAAGCTTAAGCCCATGCATTTTGTATCAAGAGACGGCTTTGATATCTATGTAGGAAAAAACAATAAACAAAATGACGAGCTTACATTGAAAATCGCTTCAAATAACGATATATGGCTTCACACTAAAAATATTCCCGGCTCTCACGTCATCATCAAATCCATGGGCCGTGAAATCACCGACAAGGCCATAGAAGACGGCGCCATGCTTGCCGCCTATTTTTCAAAGGGCCAGTCCTCCTCTATGGTGCCTGTTGACTATACCTATAAGAAAAACGTTAAAAAGCCGGCCGGCGCAAAACCCGGAATGGTTATATATGAAACAAATAAAACCGCATACATTACCCCGGACATCAACATTATAAAAGAACTTAATAAAGACGGGATAAGTTTATAA
- a CDS encoding YicC/YloC family endoribonuclease → MLKSMTGYGRGECTLYNRKIIVEIKSVNHRYNDVNIKLPRIMSSLEDGVRKTISKQVFRGKTDVYISYETLFKDDIKITFNEALADSYVSELRKIAARYSLKDEPSLSLIAHFPDIISIDKNMDDEKTLSEVSETLDKALEAALSEFISMRIQEGDALKRDILEKLSTIRALTEKVSERAPYVSENYSQKLSQKLSEALSGVEYDEGRFLTEITIFADKSCIDEEITRLKSHIVQMDEIINEKISVGRKLDFLVQEMNREVNTIGSKAGDIEITKLIVEMKSEIEKIREQVQNIE, encoded by the coding sequence ATGTTAAAAAGCATGACTGGCTATGGCCGTGGTGAATGCACGCTGTATAACAGAAAAATCATAGTTGAGATCAAATCTGTAAACCATAGGTATAACGATGTAAATATAAAACTGCCCCGAATTATGTCTTCTCTTGAAGACGGCGTTAGAAAAACCATATCAAAGCAGGTTTTCAGAGGAAAAACCGACGTTTATATTTCCTACGAGACACTTTTTAAAGACGATATAAAAATCACCTTTAACGAGGCTTTGGCAGATTCTTACGTTAGTGAACTTAGAAAAATAGCGGCCCGTTACAGCCTGAAGGACGAGCCCAGCCTTTCTTTAATCGCTCATTTTCCTGATATCATTAGTATAGATAAAAATATGGACGACGAGAAAACTCTTTCTGAGGTTTCAGAAACCTTGGACAAGGCCTTGGAGGCCGCTCTTTCGGAGTTTATATCTATGAGAATTCAAGAAGGGGACGCATTAAAAAGAGATATTTTGGAAAAGCTTTCTACCATAAGAGCTTTGACGGAAAAGGTTTCCGAAAGAGCTCCTTATGTAAGTGAAAATTACAGCCAGAAATTAAGCCAGAAATTAAGCGAGGCCCTTTCAGGGGTGGAATACGACGAAGGAAGGTTTCTTACAGAAATCACCATATTTGCCGATAAATCCTGCATTGACGAAGAAATCACAAGGCTTAAAAGCCATATCGTTCAGATGGACGAAATCATAAACGAGAAAATTTCCGTAGGCAGAAAATTAGACTTTCTTGTACAGGAAATGAACAGAGAAGTGAATACCATAGGCTCCAAGGCAGGAGACATTGAAATAACAAAGCTGATTGTGGAAATGAAAAGCGAAATAGAAAAAATAAGAGAGCAGGTACAGAACATAGAATAA
- the remA gene encoding extracellular matrix/biofilm regulator RemA, with amino-acid sequence MISYGSQVKLINIGFGNIVMADRIIAIISPESAPIKRIIQEAREDKLLIDATYGRRTRAVIITDSNHVILSSIQPETVANRMISKEFSDCGGSFEQKEETVEGL; translated from the coding sequence ATGATTAGCTACGGCAGTCAAGTAAAGCTTATTAATATAGGCTTTGGAAACATCGTTATGGCAGATCGGATTATTGCCATCATAAGCCCTGAATCGGCTCCAATAAAGCGGATTATTCAAGAGGCAAGAGAAGATAAGCTTTTAATCGACGCAACCTACGGCAGAAGAACAAGAGCGGTTATCATAACCGACAGCAACCACGTAATACTTTCGAGTATCCAGCCGGAAACAGTTGCAAACAGGATGATTTCTAAGGAGTTTTCCGATTGCGGAGGAAGCTTTGAGCAGAAGGAAGAAACCGTGGAGGGTTTATAA
- the gmk gene encoding guanylate kinase, protein MNSKGMLVIISGPSGSGKGTVVKRLDPEKGYALSISMTTRKKRPMEVDGKDYFFCTEEDFTKKRDNNELLEHAVFCGNLYGTPRFYVEEQIAKGKAVVLEIDVEGALQVRRKFGRDCVLIFLMPPTMEELTRRLFNRNTEDMLTIEQRIIRASNEIKFINEYDYLVINDEVDTAVKKIDTIVEAEYLKPHRNLFDIDNFKGDEFDVTSFLYGADEFTEQVRKA, encoded by the coding sequence ATGAACAGTAAGGGAATGCTTGTAATAATATCCGGGCCTTCAGGCTCAGGCAAGGGTACTGTGGTTAAAAGGCTGGACCCTGAAAAGGGATATGCCTTATCCATATCCATGACAACAAGGAAAAAAAGACCTATGGAAGTAGACGGCAAAGACTACTTTTTTTGCACCGAAGAAGATTTTACGAAAAAAAGAGATAATAACGAGCTTTTAGAACATGCCGTATTCTGCGGAAATCTCTACGGAACCCCAAGGTTTTATGTTGAAGAACAAATAGCAAAAGGGAAGGCGGTAGTTCTTGAAATAGATGTTGAAGGTGCTCTCCAGGTAAGGAGAAAATTCGGAAGAGACTGTGTGCTTATATTTTTAATGCCGCCTACTATGGAGGAGCTTACAAGAAGGCTTTTCAACAGAAATACAGAAGATATGCTGACCATAGAACAAAGAATAATACGAGCCAGCAATGAAATAAAATTTATAAACGAATACGACTATCTTGTGATTAACGATGAGGTTGATACAGCCGTTAAAAAGATAGATACTATAGTTGAGGCTGAATATTTGAAGCCCCACAGGAATTTATTCGATATTGATAATTTTAAGGGAGATGAATTTGATGTTACGTCCTTCTTATACGGAGCTGATGAATTTACTGAACAAGTCAGAAAAGCTTGA
- the rpoZ gene encoding DNA-directed RNA polymerase subunit omega, with amino-acid sequence MLRPSYTELMNLLNKSEKLDNKITSRYTIVMAVAKRARQIIAGSESLAECKVDKAVSVAVAELAEGKLFVTTLDAGEAGENRNEDSYVPEEAYEDTAADSSYSEE; translated from the coding sequence ATGTTACGTCCTTCTTATACGGAGCTGATGAATTTACTGAACAAGTCAGAAAAGCTTGATAATAAAATTACCAGCCGTTATACCATAGTTATGGCAGTAGCCAAAAGGGCAAGACAGATTATAGCAGGAAGCGAATCTTTGGCTGAATGCAAGGTAGATAAGGCGGTAAGCGTAGCTGTTGCAGAACTTGCGGAAGGAAAGCTTTTCGTAACTACGCTGGATGCAGGAGAAGCCGGGGAAAACAGAAATGAAGATTCCTACGTTCCCGAGGAAGCTTATGAAGACACTGCTGCAGATTCTTCCTACAGCGAAGAATAG